The following proteins are encoded in a genomic region of Thermocrinis sp.:
- the hypD gene encoding hydrogenase formation protein HypD gives MKTFELKEFRDSKRLKTIEKAIKRLVERIGRVVSIMEFCGGHTHAIVKHGIDQLLEGYVRFVHGPGCPVCVIPQSRIDLAIHIARQENTVLCSYGDLLRVPGSQRKSLLDLRAEGRDVRMVNSSLEVLKIAQVEGEKNVVFFAIGFETTTPQTAVLLLKAKQLGLRNLYVVSNHVITPSAIQHILNSPEIRDIGKVSIDAFIGPGHVSTIIGVRPYEYFSQEFLKPVVICGFEPLDVMQGVWILVKQIAKGEAYVANQYTRFVTYDGNLKAQKLVSEVFELRKEFEWRGLGVVPYSALKLRGEFEEFDGEKRFYINLPRPKEHPACICGKVIRGVALPTECKLFGTVCTPQNPIGSCMVSSEGACNAYYRYKRL, from the coding sequence TTGAAAACCTTTGAGCTAAAGGAATTCAGAGATAGCAAAAGACTAAAAACCATAGAGAAAGCTATAAAAAGGCTTGTGGAAAGGATAGGTAGAGTGGTAAGTATAATGGAATTCTGCGGCGGACATACTCACGCTATAGTAAAACATGGCATAGACCAGCTTTTGGAAGGTTATGTTAGGTTCGTACATGGTCCTGGTTGTCCAGTCTGCGTTATCCCACAATCAAGGATAGACCTTGCCATACACATAGCAAGGCAGGAAAACACCGTGCTGTGTTCCTACGGAGACCTTTTAAGAGTTCCGGGTTCCCAAAGAAAGAGCCTTTTGGACCTAAGGGCTGAAGGTAGGGACGTTAGGATGGTAAATTCCTCTTTGGAAGTGCTAAAAATTGCGCAGGTTGAAGGTGAAAAAAATGTGGTGTTTTTTGCCATAGGTTTTGAAACAACCACGCCCCAGACTGCAGTCTTGCTATTAAAAGCAAAGCAGTTAGGACTAAGAAATCTTTACGTGGTTTCAAACCATGTAATAACTCCATCCGCCATACAGCATATACTCAATTCTCCCGAGATAAGGGATATAGGAAAGGTTAGCATAGATGCCTTTATTGGTCCAGGGCATGTAAGCACCATAATAGGGGTAAGACCTTACGAGTATTTTTCACAGGAGTTTTTAAAGCCTGTTGTAATATGCGGTTTTGAACCACTGGACGTTATGCAAGGAGTATGGATTTTGGTCAAGCAGATAGCCAAAGGGGAGGCTTACGTGGCTAATCAATACACTCGTTTTGTTACATACGATGGGAACTTAAAAGCCCAAAAACTCGTTTCGGAAGTTTTTGAGCTTAGGAAGGAGTTTGAGTGGAGGGGTTTAGGAGTTGTGCCATACAGCGCCCTGAAGCTAAGAGGCGAGTTTGAAGAGTTTGACGGAGAAAAAAGATTCTATATAAACTTACCAAGACCTAAGGAGCATCCTGCCTGTATATGTGGAAAGGTCATCCGCGGTGTGGCTTTGCCTACTGAATGCAAACTATTTGGGACCGTTTGCACACCCCAAAATCCCATAGGTTCCTGCATGGTTTCCTCAGAAGGCGCCTGCAACGCTTACTATAGGTATAAAAGACTATGA
- a CDS encoding HypC/HybG/HupF family hydrogenase formation chaperone → MCLAIPAQIEQIREDNSAVVNTMGVKRIISLELLNEPVRQGDWVLVHVGFAISKLDEEEALKSLELFEEILSMEEEFENL, encoded by the coding sequence ATGTGTTTGGCCATACCTGCCCAGATAGAGCAGATAAGAGAAGACAACAGCGCAGTGGTGAATACTATGGGAGTGAAAAGGATAATTTCCTTGGAGCTTTTGAACGAACCTGTAAGGCAAGGGGACTGGGTCCTGGTTCATGTAGGTTTTGCCATATCAAAGCTGGATGAAGAAGAAGCATTAAAAAGTTTGGAGCTTTTTGAAGAGATACTTTCAATGGAGGAGGAGTTTGAAAACCTTTGA
- a CDS encoding TetR/AcrR family transcriptional regulator — protein MERSLLKEKKKLEIIRTACKLFSEKGYHNTVIPDIANALGMSVGNIYNYFESKEELAKEIMLTVSSYVAERLRRINQENISTREKIYRFTEEFFQMALKEPELINYFLRVFLVNREIFKEGCEGFACVAEVVTEVMILLSDGIERGELRNQSFFPAFTIIMGPIGGMVFLHNEGVLEKPLIEYKDEVAYNIWNALRA, from the coding sequence ATGGAAAGGTCCTTACTTAAGGAAAAGAAAAAACTTGAGATAATAAGAACAGCCTGTAAGCTTTTTTCTGAAAAAGGGTATCACAACACCGTTATACCGGATATTGCCAACGCCCTTGGAATGAGTGTGGGTAATATTTACAACTACTTTGAATCAAAGGAAGAGCTGGCAAAAGAGATAATGCTAACTGTTTCTAGCTATGTAGCGGAGAGGTTAAGAAGAATAAACCAAGAGAATATATCTACAAGAGAAAAGATATATAGATTTACGGAAGAATTTTTTCAAATGGCTCTAAAGGAGCCAGAATTGATAAACTACTTTCTTAGGGTTTTTCTGGTTAACAGGGAAATCTTCAAGGAGGGTTGTGAGGGCTTTGCCTGTGTGGCTGAAGTTGTCACCGAGGTCATGATTTTGCTGTCTGATGGTATAGAAAGAGGGGAGCTTAGAAATCAGAGTTTCTTCCCAGCTTTCACCATTATTATGGGTCCAATAGGCGGGATGGTATTTTTGCACAACGAAGGAGTGTTAGAAAAACCTTTAATAGAATACAAGGACGAAGTCGCCTACAACATCTGGAACGCTCTTAGGGCTTAA
- a CDS encoding hydrogenase maturation protein has product MRILFLCHRFNSLTQRLYCELTERGHEVSIELDVHPELTVEAFNLYKPDLVIAPFLKRKIPREVWQKVKTFVIHPGPPGDRGPSALDWAILEKAKEWGVSFLEAVEEYDAGPVWSYRTFPMRKARKSSIYRMEATESAVDCVLEALDYMLEDREPKKIYPKGSWKPYMDQSYRRVDWFKDGTEEVIRKVYASDSQPGALACLGGEEYYLYNPHKEDMLRGKPGEILAIRDEAVCIGTIDGAVWITHMRKREKNSIKLPAQRVIPHLLDKVKEEPIKPWEKIDFNTYREIIYEEVAGIGYITFNFYNGAMSTQQCERLLEVFRYAKERPTKAIVLLGQEDFFSNGMNLNTIEASESPADESWRNINAMDDLCEEILKTLDKLTVACLQGNAGAGGVFLALTCDLVFAREGVVLNPHYKNIGNLYGSEFWTYTLPKRVGWEKAKEIMQNRMPISSKKAYEIGLIDFVFGRTPKEFREKVSGFLENFINTSDYDVFLKRKREGRIRDWREKPLFEYRNEELERMKLNFFGFDPSYHIARYYFVRRIPPFRTPPYLAIHRRLKIKP; this is encoded by the coding sequence ATGAGGATCCTTTTTCTCTGCCATAGGTTCAACTCCCTTACCCAGAGACTTTACTGTGAGCTAACTGAAAGAGGCCATGAGGTATCTATTGAGCTTGACGTTCATCCAGAGCTTACGGTAGAAGCCTTTAATCTTTACAAGCCTGATTTGGTAATTGCACCTTTCTTGAAGCGCAAAATTCCAAGGGAAGTTTGGCAAAAAGTAAAAACGTTTGTAATACATCCTGGCCCTCCTGGGGATAGGGGCCCTTCTGCCTTAGACTGGGCTATCTTAGAAAAAGCAAAAGAGTGGGGAGTTAGCTTTTTGGAGGCGGTTGAAGAATACGATGCGGGGCCAGTCTGGAGCTATAGAACCTTTCCTATGAGAAAGGCAAGAAAGTCTAGCATATACAGAATGGAGGCTACAGAAAGTGCGGTGGATTGTGTGTTAGAAGCTTTGGATTACATGCTTGAAGATAGAGAGCCTAAAAAGATATATCCAAAGGGCTCTTGGAAACCTTACATGGATCAGTCCTACAGACGCGTAGATTGGTTTAAGGATGGCACTGAAGAGGTAATAAGAAAGGTCTATGCTTCGGATAGCCAGCCTGGAGCTTTGGCATGCTTAGGAGGAGAAGAATACTATCTTTACAATCCACACAAAGAGGATATGCTCAGAGGAAAGCCTGGAGAGATACTGGCAATTAGAGATGAGGCGGTATGCATTGGAACCATAGATGGGGCTGTTTGGATTACCCACATGAGAAAAAGAGAAAAAAACTCAATAAAACTTCCAGCCCAAAGGGTAATACCGCATCTTTTGGATAAGGTAAAGGAGGAGCCTATAAAACCTTGGGAGAAGATTGATTTTAATACCTACCGGGAGATCATTTACGAGGAGGTGGCAGGGATAGGATACATAACATTTAACTTTTACAACGGGGCCATGTCCACCCAGCAGTGTGAGAGACTTTTGGAGGTGTTTAGGTATGCAAAAGAGAGACCAACAAAAGCTATTGTGCTCTTGGGACAGGAGGATTTCTTTTCAAACGGGATGAACTTAAATACTATAGAAGCTTCCGAAAGTCCGGCGGATGAATCCTGGAGAAACATAAACGCTATGGATGACCTATGTGAGGAAATTCTAAAAACATTAGACAAGCTGACTGTAGCATGTCTGCAGGGAAATGCGGGAGCGGGTGGCGTTTTCTTAGCTTTAACTTGCGATTTAGTCTTTGCTAGGGAAGGTGTGGTTTTGAACCCCCACTATAAAAACATAGGCAATCTATATGGGTCTGAGTTCTGGACATACACTCTACCTAAGAGGGTTGGGTGGGAAAAGGCAAAGGAAATAATGCAAAACAGAATGCCTATAAGCTCCAAAAAAGCTTACGAAATTGGCCTGATAGACTTCGTTTTTGGAAGAACGCCAAAGGAGTTTAGGGAAAAAGTTTCTGGATTTCTTGAAAACTTTATAAACACGAGTGATTATGATGTTTTTCTGAAAAGGAAGAGAGAGGGGAGGATTAGGGATTGGAGGGAAAAACCGCTTTTTGAATACAGAAACGAAGAGCTTGAAAGGATGAAGCTTAACTTTTTTGGGTTTGACCCAAGCTATCACATAGCCCGCTACTATTTTGTCAGAAGAATACCACCTTTTAGAACACCTCCCTATCTTGCTATTCACAGAAGATTGAAGATTAAGCCCTAA
- a CDS encoding Rrf2 family transcriptional regulator has translation MIYSETVKYALLALAYLALQKGRLVKVEEIAQVQNIPKPFLSKIFHKLVRERVLKSYKGPNGGFAFAIQPEEISIYDVIRYLDEDYRLDYCALRPGRCEEWQTSPCAVHDKWTDLREHIMEYLTTTTIAELAGVEEKHKKSIQVDGRNT, from the coding sequence ATGATTTACTCAGAAACTGTTAAATACGCTTTGTTGGCTTTAGCCTATCTGGCTTTACAGAAGGGAAGGCTTGTGAAGGTAGAAGAGATCGCTCAAGTGCAGAACATCCCCAAGCCCTTTCTCTCAAAGATCTTTCATAAACTGGTCAGGGAAAGGGTTTTAAAATCATACAAAGGTCCCAATGGGGGTTTTGCATTTGCTATCCAACCTGAAGAAATATCCATATACGATGTGATAAGATACCTTGATGAGGACTATCGCTTAGATTACTGCGCTTTGAGACCTGGAAGATGTGAAGAGTGGCAAACTTCACCCTGTGCAGTTCACGATAAGTGGACAGACCTTAGGGAACATATTATGGAATACTTGACAACAACTACTATTGCAGAACTGGCAGGTGTTGAAGAAAAGCACAAAAAGTCAATCCAAGTGGATGGAAGAAATACTTAA